The Bactrocera dorsalis isolate Fly_Bdor chromosome 2, ASM2337382v1, whole genome shotgun sequence region ATATGACAAAgcaattatggaatatttggaACTCGGACAAATGAAGAAAGTAGAATATGACCCTTCTGGTAAAGCGACCCAATATCACTTACCACACCACGCAGTCATTAAACCCGACCGTATAACCACGAAATTGCGTGTGGTATTTAAAGCATCTTGCCCCACGTCAAATCACAAAAGCTTAAATGACGTTTTACATATCGGGCCTACTTTACAGAAAGATCTTGTTATTCTGATCACAAATTGGCGACTCTTCCAATTCATTTTTAATGCGGATATTCAGAAATACTCGTAGACCCTAATCACACTCGGTTCCAAAGGATATTATTTAGGAAGTCCTCGGAAGACACAATAGAAGACTTTGAATGGCAAACAGTCACGTTCGGCATAAATTTTGCGCCGTATCTAGCGATCCGTACCCTCATGAAGCTAGCTGACGATGTAGAAGAAACCCACCCATTAGCAGCCAAAATACTTCGCTAGGAAatgtatgtagacgatgttTTAGCTGGAACACATGACCTGACCACGGCAAAGTCAGCACGAGATGAACTCATTTCCGCTCTGAAGCCCCCGGGATGCGCTCTGCGAAAATGGACCTCAAACGACCCACACATTCTGAACGGACTTCCACAGGATCATCTTTTACAGACGGAAATACTCAACCTTTCGGGACCCGAGAACACCAAAACCCTGGGCATTGGATGGAACTCCAAAAAGGATTCATTTTTCGTCCTCGTTAGCACAATGGAGAAAAAACCCGCACACACCAAACGTGAAGTTTTATCAGctatagcaaaattgtttgaccCAGCTGGTTGGCTTAGTCCAATAATAATTacggcaaaaataattatgcaacaaatatggCTTGATAAAACTGACTGGGATGAAAGCCTGAAACCCCTCACACTTCTTCGATGGAACAGTTTCGTGAAGGATTacgaaaacataaacaaaattgaaataccCAGATGGACCCATTTCAACCCAACAGCCACCATCGAATTCCACGGTTTCTCTGATGCTTCAGAAAAAGCATATGCCGCGACACTTTATATAAGGATTTTAGTTGGGCACAAAATATGGACAACTCTCTTAGTGTCAAAAACAAGAGTTGCTCCCATTAAAACCGTATCCCTACCCAGATTAGAACTCTGTGGAGCCGTTCTACTAGCTAACCTAGTTAACTCTACCCTATCCCAACTACACCTaacccaatataaaaattatttttggactgaCTCAACCATAGTTCTCGCTTGGTTAAACAAACCACCCTGCTCATGGAGCACTTTCGTTTCTCATAGAGTAGCTGCAATCAACGAGAAAGTGGGAGTCGATAATTTTAACCATGTGGAAAGCCAAGACAATCCCGCAGACTTGGCAAGCCGAGGTTGTACACCCACCGATCTATTGAATTGCAACCTCTGGTGGCATGGACCCCAATGGCTACAACATGAAAAGGAGCATTACAGCACATATTTACAACACCACCGTGGAATTCAAACCCGTTAAGACGTTTGCGATAACCACACAAGAGAATATACTCGAAAGGTTTTCCTCATTCCTCAGAGCTATTCGTGTTATCGCTTACCTATTCAGGTTTTGCGCAAGTGCCTCACCAAGGAGACGAGAAACTGATTACCCAAGCCATGAAATAACCCCGGAAGAGTTCAAAACAACCCGAATTAAGTTAATTATTCACacccaaaaaacacatttcagaGAAGAACATGATGCATTGACCCGTAAACCCCAAATACATAAGAAAAGTTCATTATTGACTTTAAATCCATTCATTGACCCTAAAGGCGTTATGCGAAGTGACGGAAGATTAACCAATTCCTCAGCACTATCATATAATGAGCGCCACCCTATCTTATTACCCTATAATAGtcgtacgagggctgctatatatatttatggcctaataatgaaaataggaatatttatcaacgaaaatggattttttttgtttcttttttttcgttggatttggctcgtcttggaagacccacacggtcgattgctgttttgtttcgggctcatacgcatagatccatgattcgtcatctgtgacgatcttataaacgtcttttgaagcaccgcgatcgtattttttcagcatttctttacaccaatctacacgagcctttttttgagcgattgtcaaattgtgcgggatccgaCGAGAACAAACCCTTTTTATGGCCAGGTGTTCAAGCAATATCGAATgaatgctggtgggagaaatgcataggcatgcctctatctgaaggtatgttacatgacggtcttgcattatcagttcacgtactgcatcgatgttttctggcacaacggctgtttttggacgaccttcacggaattcgtctttgagcgagcgtcggccacaattgaattcgttgtaacagtatTCCACTGTGCTATAGGATGTTgtttcatagccatacaaagattttagttcatcgatgcattcttttcgtgataatccacgtcgaaagttgtgaaaaatgatagcacgaaaatgttcacgagttaattccattccattttttggccgagatgaatttttaattccctgtaaataaattcacgattaaatgacaaaacgttctgagtgatgttatgctaaaaaatgtcaaaatttccaATGGAATTGTCAGATTGAACCtgacaacacttagtgttgcttagtccataaatatatatagcagcctatgtataacAAAATTACTAACTCAATTTACCCATTTAGCAACCTTACACTGCGGAAAACACCTAGTTCTTCGCCTTCTAAGGACGGAATTCTGGATACCCAAAGCAAAGATGctgattaaaacaataattcatcAATGCAAAACGTGCAGCATACATAACAAGGCTCAACAAACCCAATTAATGGCAGCTCGTCCAAACCCTAcccttaaaattacaaatatagcGGCCGCACtcgtcaaaaaattaaaactgccGATTACATACCTCAATACTTATCGTATTTGCAGCATGAAAATTAGCTCATATTATGATACAAAGTTTTGTTTGGAATGTAACGCAGTTATCACCCACAATTTATCCAAAAAAACCCTATGAGCGAGATCTAAGTGACAATGTGTAAatgcgctttgaacacttagtTCTCGCGACCATCAATTCCATTGCTACAAAGAGTTAACGTTGGAGATTGGAGCGGATATCTACCCACAAATTATCAGAAGTGGACTCTTCAAACCCGACAATGGTACAGTGGTAGCGCAGAATACAGCATTTGGCTGGACCCTTACTGGCACCATATAACCCTAAGTATACTTCTGATAATTACTCTAATtcatttcaaaactttcaatGTACGAGTATGTTACCCAACTAATATTCACTTATTTCGCAGATTCTGCAAGGTGGCCGGGATGTtcaatccaaacaaatactcctctgcattactcccacaaattacataaagtaatagaggcgtaatgcaTAGGAATATCGACTGCCCCAACTTCACTCACCAGGACAAAAGAGAATAACTTTCTCGCGCTTTTTGCCTTAAGGAATATTATTATCCCGCCAACATAGAAGCGATATACAGTGCACACGGAGAACGAAACACAAGCGAAACACAAGTGAACACAACAAgtgaaattaaacaaagtgaACAATTATTACACAAATTGAATAGCACAAACACAAGTGAATACAGCGGTGACAATTTTATTCAAGTGGACAAACACTGGAGAAACCATTAAATCGGCACTtggatcaacaacaacaacaaaggaatTTGAACCCACAACAGGTTACAACtcataaatttattaacatagaattacatatatttatctataaTTCATATAATTAACCCATATTGGTAATACACACCTTTATAcacccatatatttatatatacaaaattgagATATTAAACTCGTAATTTATAACGTTTGAACTTAAACTAATCATCTTTTAATTATTCGCAATCGAAAATTCTTCACTGATTTGCTTTTGTTCGCCTACAGTGTGTGCGGAGGCCACCAAAGATTTATCATGctctgtaatatttttaatcaaaaaatatgaattattttttataaataatagcatttatAAGCAAATACTTTAAATGTGATCTTCATCTTACGAAAATGTGAGTAAAACACGTCATCTTGCATAATTTCAATGGTTTCGCAAAAATTTGAGGTTTTAAAATTCTTCTTTTTGAATCGCTATTCATTAATAATGTAATAACCCGGCGCtttcttttatttaacatattttttattaacgtggtgttgcttgtttttttttgtttcagccaATTCTAAAGCGCTTTTCAAAACAAAAGCGCAGGATTGCtgaaaattcatttcacaataatttaattaaacacaaCAAACGATGTTCGGCGAACCAATTTTGCGTTCATAAACGTTTAAAATGTCATTGCATTATTTTACAAAACAGTGTTACAGTGAAGAATTGCTTTGCCAAGTAAACACATCTGTTTGCAGTGTTGCATTGCAAGGTGCGTTTATGAAGTCAGCCAATATTCAAGAACCGTGAATTGGACTTAAAAGTCTTAAAATTGGAAAAGAATGAAAGATTGAAAAAACTTCAACTTGAAAAGGAGGAACGCTTACAAAAGttcgaaattgaaatgaattataCTTATAAGTATTCCTCTCAATCTCTTTCTCTATCTCTGTAGTTTATTTAtctttgtattttaaaatatgtagttCCAATTACTGTTGAGATGAATACTTATTTAATACGGTTATTGATGTTTTACTATCTTCTATCATTCAAAGCGTTATCTTTTTCATGTTTGCCTTGTActaaatacttaaattaaaacaaccatttattttgtaatgtcggcgcaccctaatagtaTGTGGATGTTGGTATGCgtatgtgagtgtatgtgtatacagtttaggccctgccaaccatgagcgggtaaaagaccagataatcagtgggtaacatggtGGAAAGTTTCTTAAGCCGGGCAGATATTTTACCTACTCACGttcgtatacatgtgatcatacatctttgttgcgctcattcagcatataaaaaagtatatcagtcctgctctaatatccctaatcgacggctgatgcagggttgcattttaaacagctgatgcagggttgtattttttaattcctacttttaaaatttcaaacaaaacttttaaatttttaaaatttttattttattttattttttcacatattctcataatatttttataaattatataaataaaaatatattacatttaacaaataattattatttgaaaaaagatttattaaagaGAAACATTATtgatacctgaaaataaaagacaaatatctgaaaaaagattgaaacaaaataaaggttattaatacttgacaataaataataattacattgaatttgtaatatctaaaagaaaaagaaaggttaattgtataaaatgataataatatctgaaagaaaagataaatattatttgatcatttaaaatataaaacaaacatttgttttcacatattatatatatggattgtgcaggccgccttaaacgcataaaatacatacatacgtatgtatgtacattagggtgtgtcattctgaggcaaccctttttttcaactgaaaaacaggctcaaaactttagaaaatgtgtaaaaaaaagtcactcaaaagatgagctcttaatattaatattaagaggtggctatttcaaattttctgttttccatataaattacatggaaaaaaaatcattttttttgtggtggttattgtgcggaggttttaatgtgcacgcgacggcggccagtagggatggtaaactcgattccgattatactcgagaatcgagttttctcgttaaataatcgatttttaaaaatcgattttcagtagtcgtagtggattaaaaaccggttcttgacatttgaaaaatcgattattttacgagaaaactcgattttcgagtagaatcggaatcgagtttaccatccctactggcagctaaaggggcacatataaaacctccgcacaataaccaccacaaaaaaaaatgattttttttccatgtattttatatggaaaacagaaaatttgaaataggcacctcttaatattaatattaagagctcatcttttaagtgacttttttttacacatttcgaaagttttgagcctgtttttcagttgaaaaaaaaggatgCCTCAaaatggcacactctaatgtacatatttatttttgcgtattatattgtactgcgcagtccaatttcaaacaacacacacttttttcacatacttactgAACAATTGATATTTCTGCTTCCGAtggtattgctgctgctgctatttccaatccattctgatttccaatgctataaaaacaaaagaaatatttatttgcaaattatttaaaagaaaatcacaTACAATTCACTTACTTCTTCTTGTTGTACAAGCACGAATGATATGcgtctttcaatcgtttttttattacccttttggGGATTTTCTATTGTCACTAtagacaattatgttttctccttcgcactcattcaaataaatcaagaaatgaaagaaactttttttcatcgcatttaggtaaacaaaaaataacccaaaaatgtgcgttggtgttagtgtatagagaaaaaatgtgtagttgtattggaatatttgtctcaagcgggtagccgtggttggcagggAGGGAATTTCATTATAAGTTCTTTATTATTGCAGCAGCCGTTGATTGTGCTGCGATTGGTTGTCTGCATGTTGTCGCTTTGGGAAGTACCGTTTTAGAGGGGCGCCAGCGTGGTGACGGAGTGTGGTTCGGTGGCAAGCACAGAAAGATTCCTTCTTCAGTTGTTTTAGAACTTAGTGAGCGAAGTGAGCGAAAGTGAACAAAGTAAGAAAACTGAAAAAGTCGAAAAGTGCGTTACTACGATGTCTCGAAACGACAATCCTGCTGCAACATATACAATAGTTTAATGTATAAATCTTCATCATGTTTGTCTTATActaaatgtataaatacttatatgtaataataattattatacatGTAATTAGAAACTgacaaatgaattaaaatatatttaagaaaacatTAATGCGTATATGGCTTGTCTCTTAGTTTCTCCAACATTGTTGGGTATATG contains the following coding sequences:
- the LOC125776675 gene encoding uncharacterized protein LOC125776675: MYVDDVLAGTHDLTTAKSARDELISALKPPGCALRKWTSNDPHILNGLPQDHLLQTEILNLSGPENTKTLGIGWNSKKDSFFVLVSTMEKKPAHTKREVLSAIAKLFDPAGWLSPIIITAKIIMQQIWLDKTDWDESLKPLTLLRWNSFVKDYENINKIEIPRWTHFNPTATIEFHGFSDASEKAYAATLYIRILVGHKIWTTLLVSKTRVAPIKTVSLPRLELCGAVLLANLVNSTLSQLHLTQYKNYFWTDSTIVLAWLNKPPCSWSTFVSHRVAAINEKVGVDNFNHVESQDNPADLASRGCTPTDLLNCNLWWHGPQWLQHEKEHYSTYLQHHRGIQTR